One genomic region from Actinocatenispora thailandica encodes:
- the ngcE gene encoding N-acetylglucosamine/diacetylchitobiose ABC transporter substrate-binding protein, with amino-acid sequence MDENTKPVSRRRLLQGSLAVAAAAPLGATLAGCAGGSGSNDKAKTGKKSSTNPFGVAKGSAIDAVIFNGGYGYDYVTFAAKEADKKQGTKSAVKPSTKIAQQLQPRFAGGNPPDLIDNSGANAIGFSTILKSLSELDDVFEANNYEGTKIADTVYPHVKDPGTFSGKFVAMNYAMTVYGIWYSGSLFSANGWTPPKTWDEAIDLGAKAKKKGKYLFVWGKEAATYYQTLAVDSAIKEGGPDVRLALENLKPKCWSNPNIQKVFQKMETCVKQGYFVPGGAGTQFTKAQAKWSNDQQAILYPSGGWIENEMKNATKSGFQMKGIPEFTLTSNSQMPYETIRSAAGEPYIVPSTGKNPAGGKEIMRAMLSKDAATNFSKTRLAPTIVKGLVPADGFGSTALQSQTQMLDKAGTNVFNYQFVDFYGTNPDMLVPWNSFLSGKIDVAGLTSALQKITDKVANDSSVKKNKVTS; translated from the coding sequence ATGGACGAGAACACCAAGCCGGTCAGTCGCCGGCGGCTGCTGCAGGGTTCGCTGGCCGTGGCCGCTGCCGCGCCACTGGGTGCGACGCTCGCCGGCTGCGCCGGGGGCAGTGGCAGCAACGACAAGGCCAAGACCGGAAAGAAGTCGTCGACCAACCCGTTCGGCGTGGCCAAGGGTTCCGCGATCGACGCGGTCATCTTCAACGGCGGCTACGGATACGACTACGTGACCTTCGCGGCGAAGGAAGCCGACAAGAAGCAGGGCACCAAGTCGGCGGTGAAACCGTCCACGAAGATCGCCCAGCAGCTGCAGCCGCGGTTCGCCGGCGGTAACCCGCCGGACCTGATCGACAACTCGGGCGCCAACGCGATCGGCTTCTCCACCATTCTGAAGAGCCTGTCGGAGCTGGACGACGTCTTCGAAGCCAACAACTACGAGGGCACGAAGATCGCCGACACGGTCTACCCGCACGTGAAGGACCCGGGCACGTTCAGCGGCAAGTTCGTCGCGATGAACTACGCGATGACCGTGTACGGCATCTGGTACTCCGGTTCGCTGTTCTCGGCGAACGGCTGGACCCCGCCGAAGACCTGGGACGAGGCGATCGATCTCGGCGCCAAGGCGAAGAAGAAGGGCAAGTACCTCTTCGTCTGGGGCAAGGAGGCCGCAACCTACTACCAGACCCTGGCGGTCGACTCGGCGATCAAGGAAGGCGGCCCGGACGTCCGCCTCGCGCTGGAGAACCTGAAGCCGAAGTGCTGGTCGAACCCGAACATCCAGAAGGTGTTCCAGAAGATGGAGACCTGCGTCAAGCAGGGCTACTTCGTTCCCGGCGGCGCCGGCACCCAGTTCACCAAGGCGCAGGCCAAGTGGAGCAACGACCAGCAGGCGATCCTCTACCCGTCCGGTGGCTGGATCGAGAACGAGATGAAGAACGCGACGAAGTCCGGGTTCCAGATGAAGGGCATCCCGGAGTTCACCCTCACCAGCAACTCGCAGATGCCGTACGAGACGATCCGCAGCGCCGCGGGTGAGCCGTACATCGTGCCGAGCACCGGCAAGAACCCCGCCGGCGGCAAGGAGATCATGCGGGCGATGCTGTCGAAGGACGCGGCGACCAACTTCAGCAAGACCCGCCTGGCCCCGACCATCGTCAAGGGCCTGGTCCCGGCGGACGGCTTCGGCTCGACCGCGCTGCAGTCGCAGACCCAGATGCTGGACAAGGCCGGGACGAACGTCTTCAACTACCAGTTCGTCGACTTCTACGGCACCAACCCGGACATGCTCGTGCCGTGGAACTCGTTCCTGTCCGGCAAGATCGACGTCGCCGGGCTGACCAGCGCCCTGCAGAAGATCACCGACAAGGTGGCCAACGACAGCTCCGTCAAGAAGAACAAGGTCACTTCGTGA
- a CDS encoding TrmH family RNA methyltransferase gives MVDAQPPAPAPADSLVDDPTDTRLDDYRELTDVALRTRYEPPHGLFIAEGELVLRRALRAGYRPRSFLVDAKRYGQVADLAAGAGAPVYAAGQDVLEAVTGFHVHRGVLASFHRRPLPAAEQVLAEARRVLILEDVNNHTNVGAVFRGAAGLGFDAVLLSPSCADPLYRRSVRVSMGEVFAIPYARLTPWPAGLAVVRSAGFTVLALTPAAGAIRLQDLTEAQRRRPALLFGAEGPGLSGAALSASDVRVRIPMRGGVDSLNVAASAAVACWELSRTD, from the coding sequence GTGGTAGACGCGCAGCCGCCCGCTCCGGCGCCCGCCGACAGTCTCGTCGACGATCCGACCGACACCCGACTCGACGACTACCGCGAACTGACCGACGTCGCGCTGCGCACCCGGTACGAGCCACCGCACGGGCTGTTCATCGCCGAGGGCGAGCTGGTGCTGCGCCGCGCGCTGCGGGCCGGCTACCGGCCCCGGTCCTTCCTGGTCGATGCCAAGCGGTACGGACAGGTAGCGGACCTCGCCGCCGGCGCCGGTGCCCCGGTGTACGCCGCGGGGCAGGACGTGCTCGAAGCGGTCACCGGCTTCCACGTGCACCGGGGCGTGCTCGCGTCGTTCCACCGCCGGCCGCTGCCGGCCGCCGAACAGGTGCTCGCCGAGGCGCGCCGGGTGTTGATCCTGGAGGACGTCAACAACCACACCAACGTCGGCGCGGTGTTCCGGGGTGCCGCCGGTCTGGGATTCGACGCGGTGCTGCTCTCACCGTCCTGCGCCGATCCGCTGTACCGGCGCAGCGTGCGGGTGAGCATGGGCGAGGTGTTCGCCATCCCGTATGCACGGCTCACACCGTGGCCGGCCGGCCTCGCGGTGGTGCGCTCGGCCGGCTTCACCGTGCTCGCGCTGACGCCCGCTGCGGGCGCGATCCGGCTCCAGGACCTGACCGAGGCGCAGCGACGGCGGCCCGCGCTGCTGTTCGGCGCGGAGGGGCCGGGGCTGTCCGGTGCCGCGCTGTCCGCCAGCGACGTGCGGGTGCGCATCCCGATGCGCGGTGGCGTCGACTCACTCAACGTGGCCGCTTCGGCCGCGGTCGCCTGCTGGGAACTGTCCCGGACCGACTGA
- a CDS encoding serine hydrolase domain-containing protein: MAVDPNSHPGLLPDTVARLDAAVAAAQATGRVPSLIAGVVRAGTLVHVAGAGEVPTPTADLQYRIGSISKTLTAALVLRLRDAGALALDDPLAAHLPGTPVGAVTVRQLLGHVSGLQREPDGDWWERSAGGDVEALLAGLDAGKLAGPPFAGYHYSNLAYGLLGALLTRAAGQPWWQLVRDQLLAPLGMTRTSYQPTEPFARGYVVHPWLGTLREEPRHDAGAMAPAGQLWSTVGDLTRWAAFLADPATAGGETVLAATTVDEMAVPVAISDLESWTAGHGLGVELWRRGERVYLGHTGSMPGYLAVLVVHRRSRTGVVAFANAYTMLGSGIGGFGIDLLTTVLDNEPEPVSPWRPGEPAPAEVAPLTGRWWWMGREYEAGWTDGALVLRAVTMPGGTPWRFTPEAPDVWRCHTGMNTGEILTVRRGPDGAVSALDIATFVFRRDVLPAE, from the coding sequence GTGGCCGTCGACCCGAACAGCCACCCCGGGTTGCTCCCGGATACCGTCGCGCGGCTGGACGCCGCGGTGGCCGCGGCGCAGGCGACCGGCCGGGTGCCGTCGCTGATCGCCGGCGTGGTCCGGGCCGGCACGCTGGTGCACGTGGCGGGCGCCGGCGAGGTGCCGACGCCGACCGCGGACCTCCAGTACCGGATCGGGTCGATCTCCAAGACGTTGACCGCCGCGCTGGTGCTGCGGCTGCGCGACGCCGGGGCGCTCGCGCTGGACGACCCGCTCGCCGCGCACCTGCCCGGTACGCCGGTCGGCGCCGTCACCGTGCGCCAGTTGCTCGGGCACGTGTCGGGACTGCAACGGGAGCCGGACGGCGACTGGTGGGAACGATCCGCCGGCGGCGACGTCGAGGCGTTGCTCGCCGGGCTCGACGCGGGCAAGCTGGCCGGCCCACCGTTCGCCGGCTACCACTACTCCAACCTCGCGTACGGGCTGCTCGGCGCCCTGCTGACCCGCGCCGCCGGCCAGCCGTGGTGGCAGCTGGTGCGCGACCAGCTGCTCGCACCGCTGGGCATGACCCGCACCAGCTACCAGCCCACCGAGCCGTTCGCCCGCGGGTACGTGGTGCATCCGTGGCTGGGCACGCTGCGCGAGGAGCCGCGGCACGACGCCGGTGCGATGGCACCGGCCGGCCAGCTGTGGAGCACGGTGGGCGACCTGACCCGGTGGGCGGCGTTCCTGGCCGACCCGGCGACCGCCGGCGGCGAGACGGTTCTGGCCGCGACCACCGTCGACGAGATGGCCGTACCGGTCGCGATCAGCGACCTGGAGTCGTGGACCGCCGGCCACGGTCTCGGCGTCGAGCTGTGGCGCCGCGGTGAGCGGGTCTACCTCGGGCACACCGGCTCGATGCCCGGCTACCTCGCCGTCCTGGTGGTGCACCGGCGCAGCCGCACCGGGGTGGTGGCGTTCGCGAACGCGTACACGATGCTCGGCTCGGGCATCGGCGGGTTCGGCATCGACCTGCTGACCACGGTGCTCGACAACGAGCCGGAGCCGGTCTCGCCGTGGCGGCCGGGCGAGCCGGCGCCGGCCGAGGTCGCGCCGCTCACCGGCCGCTGGTGGTGGATGGGCCGGGAGTACGAGGCGGGCTGGACCGACGGGGCGCTGGTGCTGCGTGCGGTGACGATGCCCGGCGGTACCCCGTGGCGGTTCACCCCCGAGGCGCCGGACGTGTGGCGCTGCCACACCGGGATGAACACCGGGGAGATCCTCACCGTGCGGCGCGGCCCGGACGGTGCGGTCAGCGCCCTGGACATCGCCACGTTCGTCTTCCGGCGGGACGTGCTGCCGGCGGAGTGA
- a CDS encoding NlpC/P60 family protein, with amino-acid sequence MGTSADITLDWCHVLAWEVFAVQPASPLRPASRRVRCRWPEAARLLRSALLVAPAALVVLALLPATSAHAAPNGIRSTSGVAARVGQLSAQLAQADADLRQASVDASVAIEKYERAAVRQRKAADALAAARRKTRSAGAAVDKQQDRVGLMVRRNYELGGVLGTTASVLRGDPSDLITNLGYLRYVGNQQAATLNRYRQSKGLAVLAEGTARSALKAANAARRKAARAKAAAQQAVDRRHKRVSTLTAQRDKVQGQLDAIEAHNKSVRAAAAARERRQAAARRRAANTATEVSASTGGGAMVAVRAALAQQGKPYVWDAADPSVGFDCSGLALYAYQQIGIELPHSAEYQYLQGRHVSSNALRPGDLLFYSYNGRVSGIHHVTMYIGNGQIVQAADFGIPVQVVPAYFSFGYIGATRLA; translated from the coding sequence GTGGGTACGTCGGCCGACATCACCCTTGACTGGTGCCACGTGCTCGCCTGGGAGGTGTTCGCAGTGCAGCCCGCTTCACCCCTTCGGCCGGCTTCGCGGCGTGTCCGGTGCCGCTGGCCGGAAGCAGCCCGGCTGCTCCGCTCCGCCCTGCTGGTCGCCCCGGCCGCGCTCGTGGTGCTGGCCCTGCTGCCGGCCACCTCGGCGCACGCCGCGCCCAACGGCATCCGGTCGACCAGCGGCGTCGCCGCCCGGGTCGGCCAGCTCAGCGCGCAGCTGGCCCAGGCGGACGCCGACCTGCGCCAGGCGTCGGTGGACGCATCGGTGGCGATCGAGAAGTACGAGCGGGCCGCGGTGCGGCAGCGCAAGGCCGCCGACGCGCTGGCCGCCGCTCGCCGCAAGACCAGGTCGGCCGGCGCCGCCGTCGACAAGCAGCAGGATCGGGTCGGCCTGATGGTGCGCCGCAACTACGAACTCGGCGGCGTGCTGGGCACCACCGCGAGCGTGCTGCGGGGCGACCCGTCCGATCTGATCACCAACCTGGGCTACCTGCGCTACGTCGGCAACCAGCAGGCCGCCACGCTCAACCGGTACCGGCAGTCCAAGGGGCTCGCGGTGCTCGCCGAGGGCACCGCCCGGTCCGCGCTGAAGGCGGCGAACGCGGCGCGCCGCAAGGCCGCTCGCGCCAAGGCCGCCGCGCAGCAGGCGGTGGACCGGCGGCACAAGCGGGTCTCGACGCTGACCGCGCAGCGCGACAAGGTGCAGGGCCAGCTCGACGCCATCGAGGCGCACAACAAGTCGGTCCGGGCGGCCGCGGCAGCCCGCGAGCGGCGGCAGGCCGCCGCGCGGCGGCGCGCCGCCAACACCGCGACCGAGGTCTCCGCGTCCACCGGCGGCGGCGCCATGGTGGCGGTACGCGCGGCGCTCGCCCAGCAGGGCAAGCCGTACGTGTGGGACGCCGCCGACCCGTCGGTCGGGTTCGACTGCTCCGGGCTCGCGCTCTACGCCTACCAGCAGATCGGGATCGAGCTACCGCACTCGGCGGAATACCAGTACCTGCAGGGGCGACACGTGTCGTCGAACGCGCTGCGCCCCGGCGACCTGCTGTTCTACTCCTACAACGGTCGGGTGTCCGGGATCCACCACGTCACCATGTACATCGGCAACGGGCAGATCGTGCAGGCCGCCGACTTCGGCATCCCGGTGCAGGTGGTCCCCGCCTACTTCAGCTTCGGCTACATCGGCGCGACCCGGCTCGCCTGA
- a CDS encoding DUF3097 domain-containing protein translates to MRSPFRRRDDRHDDRYGTDVLADDRNRRPKVPVVDAEPGLVVEDAGGGFCGAVVGFEADAVVLADRHQKRRLFPLVPGGFLIDGAVVTLRRPARPATPAARRRTASGSIAVPDSPAKVARASRIWVEGIHDAALVERIWGDDLRVEGVVVEPLSGVDDLVGAVAQFQPGPDRRLGVLVDHLVAGSKESRIVAQVTSPYVLVTGHPYVDIWQAVKPAKVGIRAWPEVPKGQPWKEGVCAALGVSDPGALWRRILGSVRDYRDVEAPLLGAVEHLIDFVTAPAD, encoded by the coding sequence GTGCGCAGTCCGTTTCGCCGCCGGGACGACCGGCACGACGACCGTTACGGCACCGACGTGCTCGCCGATGACCGGAACCGGCGCCCGAAGGTTCCGGTCGTCGACGCCGAGCCGGGCCTGGTCGTCGAGGACGCCGGCGGTGGCTTCTGCGGCGCCGTGGTCGGGTTCGAGGCCGATGCCGTGGTGCTCGCCGACCGGCACCAGAAGCGACGGCTGTTCCCGCTGGTACCGGGCGGGTTCCTGATCGACGGTGCGGTGGTGACGCTGCGCCGGCCGGCCCGCCCGGCGACGCCCGCGGCGCGCCGGCGCACCGCCTCGGGTTCGATCGCGGTGCCGGACTCGCCGGCGAAGGTGGCCCGGGCCAGCCGGATCTGGGTGGAGGGCATCCACGACGCGGCGCTGGTGGAGCGGATCTGGGGCGACGACCTGCGGGTCGAGGGTGTCGTGGTGGAGCCGCTGTCCGGGGTGGACGACCTGGTCGGTGCGGTCGCGCAGTTCCAGCCCGGCCCGGACCGCCGGCTCGGGGTGCTGGTCGACCACCTGGTCGCCGGCAGCAAGGAGAGTCGCATCGTCGCGCAGGTGACCTCGCCGTACGTGCTGGTCACCGGACACCCCTACGTCGACATCTGGCAGGCGGTGAAGCCGGCGAAGGTCGGCATCCGGGCCTGGCCGGAGGTACCGAAGGGGCAGCCCTGGAAGGAGGGCGTGTGCGCCGCGCTCGGGGTGAGCGACCCGGGCGCGCTCTGGCGCCGCATCCTCGGCTCGGTCCGCGACTACCGCGATGTCGAGGCCCCGCTGCTCGGCGCCGTCGAACACCTCATCGACTTCGTCACCGCTCCGGCCGACTGA
- a CDS encoding ferrochelatase, producing MYDAFLLLSFGGPEGPDDVMPFLRNVTAGRGVPDARLAEVAEHYQHFGGVSPINQQCRDLLDAVRVEFDGHGIDLPVYWGNRNWDPYLADTLARMRDDGVRHALALATSAFGSYSSCRQYLEDIVAARAKVGPGAPAVDKLRQFYDHPGFVEPHADALRSALATLPAGETRVVFTAHSVPVAMNRAAGPTGDRYTDQLTELAELVAARAGAAVPHQLVWQSRSGPPQVPWLEPDINDHLESLAKQGVANVAVSPIGFVSDHVEVRWDLDNEAAETAKRLGLGYARAATPGTDPRFVAMVRELVTERLDPAAPRRRLGTLPVWDTCAEGCCALPPRR from the coding sequence GTGTACGACGCGTTCCTGTTGCTGTCGTTCGGCGGCCCGGAGGGCCCGGACGACGTCATGCCGTTCCTGCGCAACGTGACCGCCGGCCGTGGCGTCCCGGACGCCCGGCTGGCCGAGGTCGCCGAGCACTACCAGCACTTCGGTGGCGTCTCGCCGATCAACCAGCAGTGCCGCGACCTGCTCGACGCGGTCCGGGTCGAGTTCGACGGGCACGGCATCGACCTGCCGGTCTACTGGGGCAACCGGAACTGGGATCCGTACCTGGCGGACACCCTGGCGCGGATGCGCGACGACGGCGTGCGGCACGCGCTGGCGCTCGCCACCAGCGCGTTCGGCTCGTACTCGTCCTGCCGGCAGTACCTGGAGGACATCGTCGCGGCCCGGGCCAAGGTCGGTCCGGGCGCGCCGGCGGTCGACAAGCTGCGGCAGTTCTACGACCATCCCGGGTTCGTCGAACCGCACGCCGACGCGTTGCGCTCGGCGCTCGCCACGCTGCCGGCGGGGGAGACCCGGGTGGTGTTCACCGCCCATTCGGTACCGGTGGCGATGAACCGCGCCGCCGGGCCGACCGGCGACCGCTACACCGACCAGCTCACCGAGCTGGCCGAGCTGGTGGCGGCCAGGGCCGGCGCGGCGGTGCCGCATCAGCTGGTCTGGCAGTCGCGGTCCGGCCCGCCGCAGGTGCCGTGGCTGGAGCCGGACATCAACGACCACCTGGAGTCGCTGGCGAAGCAGGGCGTGGCGAACGTCGCGGTCAGCCCGATCGGGTTCGTCTCCGACCACGTGGAGGTCCGTTGGGACCTGGACAACGAGGCGGCGGAGACCGCGAAGCGGCTCGGCCTGGGGTACGCGCGGGCCGCCACTCCCGGTACCGATCCGAGGTTCGTCGCGATGGTTCGTGAGCTGGTCACCGAGCGGCTCGACCCGGCGGCCCCGCGCCGGCGGCTCGGTACCCTGCCGGTCTGGGACACCTGCGCCGAGGGCTGCTGCGCGCTGCCGCCGCGCCGCTGA
- the fabI gene encoding enoyl-ACP reductase FabI — protein MSGLLDGKRLLITGVLTDQSIAFSAARLAQEQGAEVVLTGFGRMSLVERIAKRLPKPVGEIIELDVTNADQLAGLADKVREQVDGLDGVVHSIGFAPQSVLGGEFLNAEWDDVATAVQISTYSYKALAMACLPLLGRGSSIVGLTFDATLAWPVYDWMGVAKAGLESASRYLALHLGKQGIRSNLVSAGPLRTMAAKSIPGFEQFEDKWVERAPLGWDLTDTDAAGRAICALLSDWFPATTGTVLHVDGGFHAVGA, from the coding sequence GTGAGTGGACTTCTCGACGGCAAGCGGCTGCTGATCACCGGCGTGCTGACCGACCAGTCGATCGCGTTCTCGGCGGCGAGGCTGGCCCAGGAGCAGGGCGCCGAGGTGGTGCTCACCGGGTTCGGGCGGATGTCGCTGGTGGAGCGGATCGCCAAGCGGTTGCCGAAGCCGGTGGGCGAGATCATCGAGCTGGACGTGACCAACGCCGACCAGCTGGCCGGGCTTGCGGACAAGGTGCGCGAGCAGGTCGACGGGCTGGACGGGGTGGTGCACTCGATCGGGTTCGCACCGCAGTCGGTGCTGGGTGGCGAGTTCCTGAACGCCGAGTGGGACGACGTGGCCACCGCGGTGCAGATCTCCACCTATTCCTACAAGGCGCTCGCGATGGCCTGCCTGCCGCTGCTCGGCCGTGGCAGTTCGATCGTCGGGCTGACCTTCGACGCGACGCTGGCCTGGCCGGTGTACGACTGGATGGGTGTGGCGAAGGCCGGCCTGGAGTCGGCGAGCCGCTACCTGGCGCTGCACCTGGGCAAGCAGGGCATCCGGTCGAACCTGGTGTCGGCTGGGCCGCTGCGCACCATGGCGGCCAAGTCGATCCCGGGCTTCGAGCAGTTCGAGGACAAGTGGGTCGAGCGGGCACCGCTGGGGTGGGACCTGACCGACACCGACGCGGCCGGCCGGGCGATCTGCGCGCTGCTGTCCGACTGGTTCCCCGCCACCACCGGTACGGTCCTGCACGTCGACGGCGGCTTCCATGCGGTGGGTGCCTGA
- the fabG gene encoding 3-oxoacyl-ACP reductase FabG, whose product MARTVLVTGGNRGIGLAIAQRFAKQGDRVAVTHRGSDVASGLYGVRCDITDPAQVDAAFTEIEAELGPVEVLVANAGITADTLLLRMSEDQFGSVLETNLAGAWRCAKRAATKMLRARWGRMIFISSVAGLSGNPGQTNYAASKAGLVGLARSITRELGSRNITANVVAPGMIETDMTAELPEARRKQILDGIPGARFAQADEVAAAVGFLASDEAGYITGAVLPVDGGLGMGH is encoded by the coding sequence ATGGCTCGTACCGTCCTGGTGACCGGTGGCAATCGTGGGATCGGCCTGGCCATCGCGCAGCGGTTCGCGAAGCAGGGCGACCGGGTCGCGGTCACCCACCGCGGCAGTGACGTCGCGTCCGGGCTGTACGGGGTGCGGTGCGACATCACCGACCCGGCGCAGGTCGACGCCGCGTTCACCGAGATCGAGGCGGAGTTGGGCCCGGTCGAGGTGCTGGTGGCCAATGCCGGCATCACCGCGGACACGCTGCTGCTGCGGATGAGTGAGGATCAGTTCGGCTCGGTGCTGGAGACCAACCTGGCCGGCGCCTGGCGGTGCGCCAAGCGCGCGGCGACGAAGATGCTGCGGGCCCGTTGGGGCCGGATGATCTTCATCTCGTCGGTGGCCGGCCTGTCCGGCAACCCGGGGCAGACGAACTACGCGGCGAGCAAGGCCGGCCTGGTGGGGCTCGCCCGGTCGATCACCCGCGAGCTGGGCTCGCGCAACATCACCGCCAACGTGGTCGCGCCCGGCATGATCGAGACCGACATGACCGCCGAGCTGCCGGAGGCGCGTCGCAAGCAGATCCTCGACGGCATCCCCGGCGCCCGGTTCGCGCAGGCCGACGAGGTCGCCGCGGCGGTCGGGTTCCTCGCCTCCGACGAGGCCGGCTACATCACCGGCGCGGTACTGCCGGTCGACGGTGGCCTCGGCATGGGCCACTGA
- a CDS encoding VWA domain-containing protein encodes MIRFLSPWWLLAVIPVLALAGVYVWVQLHRRSFAMRFSNLELLQRLTPRGIGWRRHASAGALVLSLLALALGMARPAVDVQQPMERATVILAIDVSLSMEATDVAPNRLRAAQSAAKDFVEQLPRNFNVGVVSFAKSANVVASPTKDRNQVYSAINGLRLAESTATGEAVFTSLQAIAAVPADGASGAPPARIVLLSDGFRTYGRTIEDAGKASSAANVPVSTIAFGTDHGHVSIGGQTTPVPVDKQSLHKLADMTKGHYYAAASASQLKQVYQDMGSSIGHRTMAKEIGQWYIGFGLLFGLAAAAMSLLWSSRMP; translated from the coding sequence ATGATCCGCTTCCTGTCCCCGTGGTGGCTGCTCGCCGTCATCCCGGTGCTGGCTCTGGCCGGGGTCTACGTCTGGGTGCAGCTGCACCGCCGGTCGTTCGCGATGCGCTTCTCCAACCTGGAGCTGCTGCAGCGGTTGACCCCGCGCGGGATCGGCTGGCGCCGGCACGCGTCGGCCGGGGCGCTGGTGCTGTCGCTGCTGGCGCTGGCGCTGGGGATGGCCCGGCCGGCGGTGGATGTGCAGCAGCCGATGGAACGGGCCACCGTCATCCTCGCCATCGACGTGTCGCTGTCGATGGAGGCGACCGACGTGGCGCCGAACCGGTTGCGTGCCGCGCAGTCGGCGGCGAAGGACTTCGTCGAGCAGTTGCCGCGCAACTTCAACGTCGGCGTGGTGTCGTTCGCGAAGTCGGCGAACGTGGTGGCGTCCCCGACCAAGGACCGCAACCAGGTGTACTCGGCGATCAACGGGTTGCGGCTGGCCGAGTCGACGGCGACCGGTGAGGCGGTGTTCACCTCGTTGCAGGCGATCGCCGCGGTGCCGGCGGACGGCGCGTCGGGCGCGCCGCCGGCCCGGATCGTGCTGCTGTCGGACGGCTTCCGCACCTACGGCCGCACCATCGAGGACGCCGGCAAGGCCTCGTCGGCGGCGAACGTCCCGGTGTCCACGATCGCGTTCGGCACCGATCACGGGCACGTGTCGATCGGTGGCCAGACCACCCCGGTGCCGGTGGACAAGCAGTCGTTGCACAAGCTCGCCGACATGACCAAGGGGCACTACTACGCCGCGGCGAGCGCCAGCCAACTCAAGCAGGTCTACCAGGACATGGGGTCGTCGATCGGCCATCGCACGATGGCGAAGGAGATCGGCCAGTGGTACATCGGGTTCGGTCTGCTGTTCGGGTTGGCGGCCGCGGCGATGAGCCTGCTCTGGTCGTCCCGGATGCCGTGA
- a CDS encoding DUF58 domain-containing protein: MRRHATRERYVSPQLDVGRSEVTLSRLQLLVTRKLDGLLQGDYLGLLPGPGTEPGESREYRPGDDVRRMDWPVTARTTVPHVRQTIVDRELETWLAVDLSASLDFGTADCLKRDLAIAAVAAMSHLTVRGGNRIGAVIGTGADTYRVPARAGRRGAQLLLRSVARTERPAAGGRTDLAALIDALNRPPRRRGMAVVISDFLAPTGWERPLRRLAVRHDVLAVEVLDPRELELPDVGVLELVDPETGLVHEVQTTPTVRARYAAAASEQRAAISTALRRAGVGHLRLRTDSDWLLDIVRFVAAQRHARTRGTTR, from the coding sequence CTGCGACGGCATGCGACCCGGGAGCGGTACGTCTCGCCGCAGCTGGACGTGGGCCGTTCCGAGGTGACCCTGTCCCGGCTGCAGCTGCTCGTCACCCGCAAGCTGGACGGCCTGCTGCAGGGCGACTACCTGGGGCTGCTGCCCGGCCCGGGTACCGAGCCGGGCGAGTCCCGGGAGTACCGGCCGGGCGACGACGTGCGGCGGATGGACTGGCCGGTGACCGCGCGCACCACGGTGCCGCACGTGCGGCAGACCATCGTCGACCGGGAGCTGGAGACCTGGCTCGCGGTCGACCTGTCGGCCAGCCTGGACTTCGGTACCGCCGACTGCCTGAAGCGTGATCTGGCGATCGCGGCGGTGGCTGCGATGTCGCACCTGACGGTGCGCGGTGGCAACCGGATCGGCGCGGTGATCGGTACCGGCGCCGACACCTACCGGGTGCCGGCTCGGGCCGGCCGCCGCGGCGCCCAGCTGCTGCTGCGTAGCGTGGCGCGGACGGAGCGGCCGGCGGCTGGCGGGCGCACCGACCTGGCCGCGCTGATCGACGCGCTGAACCGGCCGCCGCGGCGGCGCGGGATGGCGGTGGTGATCTCCGACTTCCTCGCCCCGACCGGGTGGGAGCGGCCGCTGCGCCGCCTCGCGGTCCGGCACGACGTGCTGGCCGTCGAGGTGCTCGACCCGCGCGAGCTGGAGTTGCCCGACGTCGGGGTGCTGGAGCTGGTCGATCCGGAGACCGGCCTGGTGCACGAGGTGCAGACCACGCCGACGGTCCGGGCGCGCTACGCGGCGGCGGCAAGCGAACAGCGGGCCGCGATCTCCACGGCGCTGCGCCGCGCCGGCGTCGGGCATCTGCGGCTGCGTACCGACTCCGACTGGCTGCTGGACATCGTCCGGTTCGTGGCCGCGCAGCGGCACGCCCGGACGAGGGGGACGACCCGATGA